TAAAATCTAAAAATGATTACCTTTTTTATTTTATTTTAGACGGCCTGATGGCGCTGACATCCGTATTGTACTTTATGAAAACGGTGGTTGAGATGTACATACGATAAGTTAGCACAAAAATTGATAGATATAACTTATGCATACTTCATTTAATAAAATTGTACACTTTACCCGCCTGATAAAAATCAACGGCAGATTACGAGAATTTAATTACCGGAAAAACAACAATGCCGGCAGCTATGTATTTGACGTAGACACAGCGGACGACCGCGGCAACCGTTTATTTTTCAGATTGCTGAAAGAGGATAACGAGTGGCAGCTCACCTCCAAAATGTCGATGCCGGAATGGATCACCGATAACCGGGAGTTATTGATCGCCGAACTGGAGGAAGGCGTACTAAACAATTAATCCTCCGGCATTCCGTTTTACAGCCATGTGTAAATTTTCAACCTCATTTCCGACAAAAAAAATTTACACATGGGTTGTTTCTACTCTTCTCGTGAAAAATAAAAAAGCAAATATCACGAAACCGCTGATAGTCTTACTATTGGCGCTGCTTTTCTCCTGCACTTCACCCCGCCATTCGGCCCGGTCATCAACTGCGGCTTCAATAATACCCATAAACGGTAAGCTCTGGAGTTCTGTGTACCAGCAAAAAGCAGCAGAATATGCAGCACTTTGTTACCAGGCTTATAATGCGGCGCGTATGAGCCTCGACCGATCCCTGGAAGCGGCGTCGCCTGGGAAACCGCCTGCCATTATTACCGATATTGATGAAACCTTCCTGGATAACAGTCCTTATGCGGTTCAACAAGCTTTACACGGCGAGGATTACGACAGCAAAACCTGGCAGCAATGGACAGTAAAAGGTGCAGCCCTGCCGCTTCCGGGAAGTGTTGATTTCTTTAATTATGCGGCTTCAAAGGGTGTTACGGTGTTTTATATTACTAACCGGAACGAACAGGAACGTGCCGGCACTATGGCCAACCTTAAAAAATACAATTATCCTTTTGCCGATCAGGAGCACCTGGTAATGATGCAGGACGAATCTTCAAAAGAAAAACGCCGCCAATCGGTAGCCACCCGCTATAGTATTCTGTTGCTGCTGGGCGATAATCTTGCAGATTTCAGTTCGCTCTGGGATAAAAAAACAACAAAAGAACGATTGCAGCAGGTAACCGATACGGCTGCAGCTTTTGGTACCCGGTTTATCCTGCTTCCGAACCTTACCTATGGCGGATGGGAAGATGCGCTTTACGGCAACCGGCACAGCCTTTCCCCTGCTCAAAAAGATTCCGCCATCAGGGCCAACCTCACCGGTTATTAGTACTTTTATTCCAATCGACAGGACCGCAACCTTACAGCCGCATTCGCCATCAGGAAAACCACAAAATAGTGTACATTGCAACAAGACAGGTTACGAAATGTTCCGAAACCACCCATTTATCAGACCGGAGACCCTGTTCTTCCGCAAAATCTACCAAATATGACAAAATTGTCGGTCAATATTAATAAAATTGCCACACTACGCAATTCCCGTGGCGGCAATAATCCCGATCTTATTAAAATGGCGCTGGATGCGGAAAATTTCGGGGCCGATGGTATTACAGTTCATCCCCGGCCGGATGAACGGCATATCCGTTATAAAGATGTATATGATCTGAAACCGCTGCTTACTACTGAGTTCAATATAGAAGGCAACAGCCGTGAACAAAAGTTCACCGACCTGGTTTTGGAAGTACGCCCTCACCAGGTAACCCTGGTTCCGGATGCTACGGGGCAATTAACATCCGACCACGGGTGGAACACCATTCAACACCAGGAATATCTTAAGACCACCATCCGTCTTTTTAAGGATGCAGGGATCCGGGTATCCATTTTTGTAGATCCTGATACCAGGATGGTTGAGGGTGCGGCAGCAGCAGGAACCGACCGGATAGAGCTTTATACAGAAGGGTATGCAAGAAACTTTCCGGAAAACCGGGAAGCCGCCATTGCACCCTATGTAGCCGCAGCTGAAAAGGCACGGGAGTTAGGGCTGGGGCTGAATGCCGGGCATGACCTGGACCTGAATAACCTGAATTATTTCAGCCAGCAAATTCCCTGGCTCGATGAAGTAAGCATCGGGCATGCGCTGATCTGTGATGCGCTTTACCTGGGTTTTGAGAATACGATTCAATTGTACAAACGACAGCTGGCTATGAGAAGCGGCCTGTAACTTCTTCAACTTTTTTATTTCTATTGACAATGATCCGGATGCTTTCTCTTTTTCTGGTCAACTGCCTGCTTGCTGCGGCAGCTTCTGCGCAAACGCTTACAACTGTTTTTGAAACAAGTGATGGACAGCAAACGCCCGAATATGCCGCCCTTATCCAATGGTGGCAACAACTGGATAAACTATCGGACAAGGTGTCGATGCGTCCCATGGGCATGACGGATGCCGGGTTCCCATTACACCTGGTTACCATCAGCAACCGGCCGGTTACCAGCTTTGCAAAAGCACACGAGCTGCAAAAAACAGTGATCCTCATTAATAACGGCATCCATCCGGGAGAGCCGGATGGCATTGATGCTTCAATGTTGCTGGCGCGCGATATTGCGGAAAACAAACTCCGGCTTCCGGATAACGTAGTACTGGCCCTTATACCGGTTTACAATATTGGTGGATGCCTGAACCGCAGCGCCTATTACCGGGTAGACCAGGACGGTCCCGAAGCATTTGGATCGAGAGGCAATTCACAGAACCTGGATCTGAACCGGGATTTTATTAAATGTGATACAAAGGACGCCCTGGCCTTTACCGAAATATTCCACCTCGTAGATCCGGATATATTTGTTGACAATCATGTAAGCAATGGTGCCGACTATCAACATGTGATGACGCTGCTGTCTTCCCAGCATAATAAACTGGGAGGAAAAATGGGCGTATTTATGAACCGGCAATTTGAACCGGAGCTCTACCTGCGCATGAAAAAAGAAGGCTTTGACCTGATTCCCTATGTAAATGACTTTGGGGATGCTGTTACCAATGGCTGGCCGGCATTCTGGGACAGCCCCCGGTATGCCAGCGGTTACGCCACCCTGTTCCATTCGTTTGCATTTGTGCCCGAAACACATATGCTGAAGCCTTATCCGCAGCGTGTAAAAGCCACTTATGCGCTGATGAAAAGTTTTATTGGTTTTGCAGCCGATCATGGCCGTCAGATACAGGAACTGAGGCGGGAAGCCCGGGCAGAAGTCATACAGGCTTCATCATTTCCAGCAGCCTACAAACTGGATTCGGCAGCCGTTTCCACCATTCTCTTTAAAGGATACGAGGCCACTATGAAGAAAAGTGAAGTATCGGGTTTGCCCCGACTCTATTACGACCGGACAAAGCCGTTTACCAGGAAGATTCCTTTTTATAATGAATACCGTCCTCAGCGTTTTGTAGCCAAACCACGCGCCTATATTATTCCCCAGGGATGGTGGAAGGTTGTGGACCGGTTAAAGGCGAACAAGATAAAGATGCAGCAACTGACCCGTGATACCGCCCTGACTGTTCAGGCTTATTATATCAGCAAATACCGTTCTTCTGCAGTTCCTTACCAAATGCACCACGCCAACACCGATGTGGAAGTGGAAACCAAAGTACAGCGGCTCTCCTTCAGGAAAGGAGATTGGTGGGTCCCCATGAACCAGCCGGCAAACCGGTTCCTGTTTGAAACACTGGAACCGTATTATGAAGACAGCTATTTTGCCTGGAACTTTTTTGACGGGATCTTAAACAACAAGGAATGGTATTCGGCATACAATTATGAAGACATTGCAGCCGCTTATCTGAAAGAACAGCCTTCACTCCGGGCCGCCCTTGAAGAACGACGTAAATCGGATACTGCTTTTGCTAACAGCGCTGTCGCACAGCTAACGTTCATCTTCAATCAATCGCCGTATAAAGACCCCGACTATATGCGTTACCCGGTTTTCCGGATCATGGATTAGCGCCGGGTGCAGCCGCAGGCGCCTTTTCAAGCATAAATCCGTTTTCGGCAGCAAAGCGAACCTGTGTGTCCTGCAAGCGGAGCATCACCTCTTCCTGGGCCACCAGGATCTGGTTCATCCGGTTGCTGGCTTCCATTCGGGCGGGCTCATCCGGTGCATCACCAATCGCCCTGTAGGCCGTATACAAGCTCTTAAAATATTCAAAATAGCGGATGGCTACAGTTTTAAAATCTTCGCCTCCCGTAAATTTTGAGACATCTATTTTTTCAATCTTGTCGATTTTTTCCTGGATGATTGTTTCCATTTTTTCTGCAGCCGCCGAAACGCATTTATAATCCGCACTGTCCGCACATCGCTTAATCGTATTTTCGGTCTGACGTATCGGCTCTGCAAGACTTTGTTCCAGTGTTGCTACCTCGTCACTATACTGTTTCGCAGACATGGTCACTTTTTCCTTGCAGGCTGTTAAAAGAAAGAATCCCAACGTACATAATACTGTGTTCAATCTCAATCGCATTGATGTATTTATTTTGTATCCAATGAGCGGCCCAAAAGCCTTACTCCTGGCCTGGTTTCCCTGCCCGCATGGTGAACTGCTGTTAACCGCCGGTCCTGTTATTGCAACCCCGACCTTACTGCTAACAACCGCTTATCGCTTTAAGGCCATCAGGCACCGGTGTTTCCGTTCGGGGTATTACCGGCTTTCCGGGCATAATAATAATAAATAGGCACTCCAATTATAACAATAACCAGGCCTAATAATGAAGTAAAGGTTTTTTCATATAGCAACCCAATCCCAAGGGTGCCCGCCATCAGGAGGTAAATGATAGGAATTACCGGGTAACCAAACGCTTTGTAGGGCCGTTCCGCATCCGGACGGCTCCGGCGCAGGCGAAAAACCCCTACAATGGTCAGGATGTAAAACACAACCGTAATGAACACCACATAATCCAGCAGTACCCCATACTGTCCGCTAAGACATAACGCACTCGCCCAGATACATTGAGCCCAAAGTGCCCACTGGGGTACGGCATTTTTATTGAGCGTGCCAGCCTGGGGAAGGAATAATTTATCTTTGGCCATGGTATAATACACCCGGGCCCCCGAAAGGATGAGCCCGTTGTTACAGCCGAAAGTTGATATCATGATCATCACCGCGATAATAGCAGCACCGTAATGTCCGAAAATGGAAGACGCAGCGGCTGTGGCCACACGATCCTGGACCGCAAATGCGATATTTGGGTCAGCTACTTCCGGAGCATAGGCGACCATTGAGCCCGTAGCGGGTGGTATCATGGGCAAAACGGCCAGATACATCAGGTTGGCCAGCAGGTACACCACCGTTACCACCAGGGTGCCCAGAAAAAGGCTCAATCCTACATTGCGTTTGGGATTCTTAATTTCCCCTGCAATAAATGTTACATTTTCCCAGGCTACACTACTAAAAACAGACCCCACCATCGCCGCACTGATCAATCCCAGGGCTACCATCATGCTGCCCGGGGTTTGGAATACAGACCAGCCCTGCTTCACACCAGCGGCGTCATGAACCGGAGCGGTAAATTTCATATCAAATCCCGTAGCCCAGTTTGCATTCCAGATATCTGCTTTTGCAGCCATCAGCAATCCGAATATGATCAGACCGAACAATGAAAAAAGTTTAACAATAGTAAAAACCGTCTGAATGATCTTTCCATCCTTTACACCACGTGTGTTTACGTATGTTAGAAAAATAATAAGCGCGATGGAAACCAGCTGTGCAGGAAAGATGCGGATCCAGCCGAATTCAAAAAGCAGGTTCCGTTCATCCATGGTCAGTGCAGGAATAAAATAGCCGGCAAACTTGCTGAACGCAACGCCCACTGCGGCAATGGTTCCGGTTTGAATGACCGAGAAAAAACTCCAGCCGTATAAAAAGCCCAGCATCGGGCTATACGCTTCCTTCAGGTACACATACTGCCCACCCGCCTTGGGAAACATGGAAGAAAGTTCGCCATAAGTTACTGCTGCAAAAACGGTCATTAATCCCGTGATCACCCATAGGGCCACCAGCCAGCCTGCAGATCCTACCTGCCGGGTCATATCAGCGGTTACAATAAAAATACCGGAACCAATCATGGATCCGGCTACGATCATGGTACCGTCGAACAAATTGAGCGATTGTTTAAACGTAACTTTCTCAGCCATTGTTTTAATTTATTAGCTCAAAATAAGATTTTATTGGAAATAAAAGGCAAAAAAATACCCTGCTAAAAAGCAAGGTGATGACTAAAATCCGGCTGAAGGATTATTTCTTTTCGCTCTTGTATTGCTCATTCAAACCCTTGATCACCTCCCTCGTAATGTCATAAGTGCTATCTTTATAATAAAACAACCCCGGTTCATAAGCGAAAATAAAGGAGAAAGTGCCGTCGGCATTAAATACTTTCAGGTATTCTTCAATCTTCTTTTTCACACTCATATTTTTACTGGCTACAAAGTTATTGAATTCATCCATCAGGCTTTGCCGCTTTTCCATCATCTGGTTTTGGGTGGTTTCCACATCCTGGCGCGCAGCTAATGCCTGTTCTTCCGTCATCGCATTACTTTGTTGCTGATAGCCGCCCACCTTTGCTTTAAACGATTTCTCCATCTTATCGAGTTCTCCGGTAATGGCGCTTTTTTTCTTTTCCACCTCCCGCTCTACATTCCTTGCCAGTTCATAATGCTCCTGGATGGAATCCATATCGATATAGGCAAACACCGCATTCTTATGTAATAAGGAATCTTTGCCCTTGGAAAGCAACGGGCCGGCATGCGAAGCCCCGTTGGCACCGGAGGTTCCGCTAAACTGTTTGTATAACAAAAAACCCACGGCAACCACCAGTAATGCATTTACAACAAGGAGCGCATTCTTCATTTCTCAATTTTTACAATAAATATAAAACAACTTGCAATATACCAATGAATTAAACAAAAAAAATATCCGGATGTGTATCTTATGATAGCCTTAACACCACGAAAAAGCCGCCCCAACTGTATCGGGGCGGCTTTGCTTAATATTCTTACAGGGTCTTAAACAATTTTTTCAACCTGCATATAGTTCAGTTCCACCGGTGTTGATCTTCCAAAGATCTTTACGGTAACTTTCAGTTTTTTCTTTTCGTCATTCACTTCTTCAATTACGCCGTTAAAGTCATTAAACGGTCCCTCCACAATCTTGATGGTTTCACCAACAATAAAGGGCTCTACCATGCTTACTCCGCCGGCCTCTGCCATTTCATCCATTCTGCCCAGCATCTTGTTTACTTCAGCTTTACGGAGTGCAATGGGGTTATCCTTTCCCAGAAAATGAATGACACTGTTTGTATTAACCACCAGGTCTCTCAGGTCATCGCTCATTTTTCCATCCAGCACCTCAATCATTACATACCCCGGGTAATAGTTCCGCTCCCGCATTACCTTTTTCCCGTTCTGTACTTTATATACCTTTTCAACGGGAAGGAACACCTGCTTTACCACCTTTTCAAACTCGCTTCTCGAAATTTCCTTGTCCAGATACTCCTTAACCTTCCGCTCTTTACCGCTCACCACCCGCAATACATACCATTTGGTATCCTGCTGGGGTGCTGCCGGAGTCGTATTATCTGTTGTGTTTACACCTTCCATGCTCTAACTATAAAGGATTTTGTATAAAAAATTAAGCCCGCCTCCGGCAATAAAATCCATCAGCCAGATCATCACGGTGATCAGCACTGTAGCGCCCAACACAATCATTGTAGACTGTTGCAGTTCGCCCCAGGTAGGCCAGGTTACTTTTTCTGCCAGCTCCTTATAGCTGTTTTTTACATAATCTCCGAACTTGCTCATCTTAATAATTTATGGTTCATAGTTTACGGTTCATGGTTATGTAGCATTACTATGAACTATTAACGAAAAAACAATGAACGTGTTTAGCACGGGCACAAGGATTCGAACCCTGATCAAAGGTTTTGGAGACCTCTATTCTACCATTGAACTATGCCCGTGTGTAGCCGGGATGAACCCGGCTTGAAGAACTTTTTACAAACAACTGAATAAATAGGATTGTAATCTTTTCTATTCCTGTCTTCCATGTTACCGGAAGAACCATGCCTGTAAACTAATTAGCTAATCAGCGGCTGCCAATTAGCTAATTGGTTATATTTCAAAGAATCTTATCAAAATTATTTGATAATCTCAGTTACCTGACCTGCACCTACTGTACGGCCACCTTCACGAATCGCGAACTTCAAACCTTTTTCCATCGCGATCGGAGTGATCAGTTTTACAGTCAGAGAAGTGTTATCGCCAGGCATGATCATCTCAGTACCTTCAGCTAATGTACACTCACCGGTTACATCCGTTGTACGGAAATAGAACTGAGGACGGTATTTGTTGAAGAACGGAGTGTGACGGCCACCTTCATCTTTGCTCAGTACATAAACCTCAGCTTTGAATTCAGTGTGCGGAGTGATAGATCCGGGTTTGCAGATTACCATACCACGACGGATCTGGGTTTTCTCAATACCACGTAACAACAGACCTGCGTTATCACCAGCTTCACCTTCATCCAGGATCTTACGGAACATTTCCACACCTGTTACAGTAGAAGTCAGAGGTTTTTCCATCAGACCTACGATTTCTACAGGCTCACCGGTTTTGATTTTACCTCTTTCGATACGACCTGTTGCAACAGTACCACGACCAGTGATAGAGAACACGTCCTCAACACTCATCAGGAACGGAAGATCGATCGGACGGGGAGGCAGCGGAATATAGCTGTCTACAGCATCCATCAGTTCAGTGATCGCACCAACCCATTTTTCTTCGCCAGCCAGAGCGCCGGTTGCAGAACCTTTAATGATAGGAGTGTTGTCACCATCGAAACCACGCTTTGTTAACTCATCGCGTACTTCCATTTCAACCAGATCCAACAGTTCAGGATCGTCAACCAGGTCAACTTTATTTAAGAAAACCACCATTTTAGGTACACCAACCTGTGCAGCCAAAAGGATGTGCTCTTTTGTTTGAGGCATCGGACCATCAGTAGCCGCTACCACCAGGATGGCTCCATCCATCTGGGCAGCACCAGTGATCATATTTTTAACGTAGTCAGCGTGACCGGGGCAATCTACGTGTGCGTAGTGACGAGTAGCAGTTTCATATTCTACGTGAGCTGTATTAATTGTAATACCTCTCTCTTTCTCTTCTGGTGCACCATCGATATCGTCATATTTTTTTGCCTGAGCTAAACCTTTCTTAGAAAGAATCTCGGTAATAGCGGCAGTCAAAGTGGTTTTACCATGGTCAACGTGGCCAATGGTACCAATGTTTACGTGGGGTTTCTCCCGCTTAAAGGTCTCTTTTGACATTGTTATCTTTTTTAATTGTTTTTACTAAATTTTTATTTATTCACAAATCCAGCCGGGGCTGGATTGTAATACATCGATGAATCGCTTCTACAGAGGTGCAACTCATCTAAAATACCAAAAGAAGAGCCATTAGTACTGGTTTTACCCAGAATGACTGCTTCTATTTTAGAGCCGTTGATGAGACTTGAACTCACGACCTCTTCCTTACCAAGGAAGTGCTCTACCCCTGAGCTACAACGGCGATCTCAGTTGATAGCTCAGAATCTGTTTAACACAAATCCTTCGCCTGCAACGGGGCAGGCTCAACTACAAACGAAACAGAGCGGGAGACGAGGCTCGAACTCGCCACCTATAGCTTGGAAGGCTATCGCTCTACCAAATGAGCTACTCCCGCTTATCAATTTGAAAATTTGAAGATGAACTAATTTGAACATCAGTCATCCCAAAATCGTCAAATTCAAAGAACTTTCATATTTGAAACGTGTCATTTTCAAATCTTCAAATTCACACATTTTCAAATTGAACAGTGGGCAGAGAAGGATTCGAACCTCCGTACTCCGAAGAGAACAGATTTACAGTCTGTCGCCTTTAACCACTCGGCCATCTACCCAAACCAAAGCCATTCCCGGAGGAATGCTTATGAGCCGAAGAAGGGAGTCGAACCCGCGACCTGCTGATTACAAATCAGCTGCTCTACCAACTGAGCTACTTCGGCTTATAAAAAGAACTAATTTCTGGTAGTTAGTGGCTGAAACACAGTACTGAACAGCTCCAAAAATTGGGAAGGCAAAAGTAAGGCTTTTTTATCATTCAATAAATTTTGTTGCACAATTTTTTTATAATTTTTTATTGCTAAAATAAAACGGATAACCGGTGCCCTTTTTTGCTGTTTACGAAGGC
The sequence above is a segment of the Niabella agricola genome. Coding sequences within it:
- a CDS encoding 5'-nucleotidase, lipoprotein e(P4) family; translated protein: MCKFSTSFPTKKIYTWVVSTLLVKNKKANITKPLIVLLLALLFSCTSPRHSARSSTAASIIPINGKLWSSVYQQKAAEYAALCYQAYNAARMSLDRSLEAASPGKPPAIITDIDETFLDNSPYAVQQALHGEDYDSKTWQQWTVKGAALPLPGSVDFFNYAASKGVTVFYITNRNEQERAGTMANLKKYNYPFADQEHLVMMQDESSKEKRRQSVATRYSILLLLGDNLADFSSLWDKKTTKERLQQVTDTAAAFGTRFILLPNLTYGGWEDALYGNRHSLSPAQKDSAIRANLTGY
- a CDS encoding pyridoxine 5'-phosphate synthase; this translates as MTKLSVNINKIATLRNSRGGNNPDLIKMALDAENFGADGITVHPRPDERHIRYKDVYDLKPLLTTEFNIEGNSREQKFTDLVLEVRPHQVTLVPDATGQLTSDHGWNTIQHQEYLKTTIRLFKDAGIRVSIFVDPDTRMVEGAAAAGTDRIELYTEGYARNFPENREAAIAPYVAAAEKARELGLGLNAGHDLDLNNLNYFSQQIPWLDEVSIGHALICDALYLGFENTIQLYKRQLAMRSGL
- a CDS encoding M14 family zinc carboxypeptidase, with the protein product MIRMLSLFLVNCLLAAAASAQTLTTVFETSDGQQTPEYAALIQWWQQLDKLSDKVSMRPMGMTDAGFPLHLVTISNRPVTSFAKAHELQKTVILINNGIHPGEPDGIDASMLLARDIAENKLRLPDNVVLALIPVYNIGGCLNRSAYYRVDQDGPEAFGSRGNSQNLDLNRDFIKCDTKDALAFTEIFHLVDPDIFVDNHVSNGADYQHVMTLLSSQHNKLGGKMGVFMNRQFEPELYLRMKKEGFDLIPYVNDFGDAVTNGWPAFWDSPRYASGYATLFHSFAFVPETHMLKPYPQRVKATYALMKSFIGFAADHGRQIQELRREARAEVIQASSFPAAYKLDSAAVSTILFKGYEATMKKSEVSGLPRLYYDRTKPFTRKIPFYNEYRPQRFVAKPRAYIIPQGWWKVVDRLKANKIKMQQLTRDTALTVQAYYISKYRSSAVPYQMHHANTDVEVETKVQRLSFRKGDWWVPMNQPANRFLFETLEPYYEDSYFAWNFFDGILNNKEWYSAYNYEDIAAAYLKEQPSLRAALEERRKSDTAFANSAVAQLTFIFNQSPYKDPDYMRYPVFRIMD
- a CDS encoding APC family permease, with the protein product MAEKVTFKQSLNLFDGTMIVAGSMIGSGIFIVTADMTRQVGSAGWLVALWVITGLMTVFAAVTYGELSSMFPKAGGQYVYLKEAYSPMLGFLYGWSFFSVIQTGTIAAVGVAFSKFAGYFIPALTMDERNLLFEFGWIRIFPAQLVSIALIIFLTYVNTRGVKDGKIIQTVFTIVKLFSLFGLIIFGLLMAAKADIWNANWATGFDMKFTAPVHDAAGVKQGWSVFQTPGSMMVALGLISAAMVGSVFSSVAWENVTFIAGEIKNPKRNVGLSLFLGTLVVTVVYLLANLMYLAVLPMIPPATGSMVAYAPEVADPNIAFAVQDRVATAAASSIFGHYGAAIIAVMIMISTFGCNNGLILSGARVYYTMAKDKLFLPQAGTLNKNAVPQWALWAQCIWASALCLSGQYGVLLDYVVFITVVFYILTIVGVFRLRRSRPDAERPYKAFGYPVIPIIYLLMAGTLGIGLLYEKTFTSLLGLVIVIIGVPIYYYYARKAGNTPNGNTGA
- a CDS encoding OmpH family outer membrane protein; its protein translation is MKNALLVVNALLVVAVGFLLYKQFSGTSGANGASHAGPLLSKGKDSLLHKNAVFAYIDMDSIQEHYELARNVEREVEKKKSAITGELDKMEKSFKAKVGGYQQQSNAMTEEQALAARQDVETTQNQMMEKRQSLMDEFNNFVASKNMSVKKKIEEYLKVFNADGTFSFIFAYEPGLFYYKDSTYDITREVIKGLNEQYKSEKK
- the nusG gene encoding transcription termination/antitermination protein NusG, translated to MEGVNTTDNTTPAAPQQDTKWYVLRVVSGKERKVKEYLDKEISRSEFEKVVKQVFLPVEKVYKVQNGKKVMRERNYYPGYVMIEVLDGKMSDDLRDLVVNTNSVIHFLGKDNPIALRKAEVNKMLGRMDEMAEAGGVSMVEPFIVGETIKIVEGPFNDFNGVIEEVNDEKKKLKVTVKIFGRSTPVELNYMQVEKIV
- the secE gene encoding preprotein translocase subunit SecE, coding for MSKFGDYVKNSYKELAEKVTWPTWGELQQSTMIVLGATVLITVMIWLMDFIAGGGLNFLYKILYS
- the tuf gene encoding elongation factor Tu, which codes for MSKETFKREKPHVNIGTIGHVDHGKTTLTAAITEILSKKGLAQAKKYDDIDGAPEEKERGITINTAHVEYETATRHYAHVDCPGHADYVKNMITGAAQMDGAILVVAATDGPMPQTKEHILLAAQVGVPKMVVFLNKVDLVDDPELLDLVEMEVRDELTKRGFDGDNTPIIKGSATGALAGEEKWVGAITELMDAVDSYIPLPPRPIDLPFLMSVEDVFSITGRGTVATGRIERGKIKTGEPVEIVGLMEKPLTSTVTGVEMFRKILDEGEAGDNAGLLLRGIEKTQIRRGMVICKPGSITPHTEFKAEVYVLSKDEGGRHTPFFNKYRPQFYFRTTDVTGECTLAEGTEMIMPGDNTSLTVKLITPIAMEKGLKFAIREGGRTVGAGQVTEIIK